The Pseudomonas alkylphenolica genomic sequence GCGTGTACAGCTCGACCTCCCGTTTTGTTCCAGCTTCATCAGTCACCGTGGTGGCGAACACCCAGTTCCTATCGCCTAGGGATCGGAAATATTTCTTCCTTACCCAATCGAGGGTCTTGTTTGGGTGTCGCCTTTTCGCCCAACGCCAGAGTTTGATAAACACCCTGTAATCCATTCGGCTATACGCCTGCTTCGCGACTACTGGTTGGTGGTACAGCGCCCAGCCTCTCAGTTTTAGGTTGAGCATTCGGATCAGATCCTCCTGCTTGGCCGTCTTGTGAGAGTCGATCGCCTCTCTGATCTTGCTGTAGAACGCCTTGACGTTCTTCTTGCTCGGCTTGATCAGTAACGTTCCATCGTATTTCCGGAAATTCCATCCAAGAAAGTCGAAGCCTCCGTCGATGTGAACGATCCGCGTCTTTTTGAGTGAAAGCCGCAGTCCGCGCGTTGCGAGGAACTGCTCTACCCAAGGTTTTACTTCGTTTTCCAGCACCTCCGGGGAGGTGCCGGTGATTACGAAGTCGTCGGCGTATCGCACCACGTTCACCTTCAGCTTCTTCGCCCTTGACATCCCCAAGTGTTCCTTGAGGAGTGTTTCCAGACCATCCAGTGCCAGATTTGCCAGCGTCGGGGAGATAATTCCCCCCTGCGGCGTGCCTGCGTCCGTTGCGTGTAACTGCCCCTTGTGAATGACTCCAGCCTTTAACCACTGCCGAAGCATCCGTGTATCCGTGGGGGCGTTCCTTAATAGCCATTCGTGGTTGATGTTGTCGAAGAATCCCTCGATGTCCGCGTCCAATACCCAGCAAGCCGAGGCCCGCTTGGATAGGCACAAGAACAACTGCGCCATCGCATCCGCCGTACAGCGTTCGATCCTGAAGCCGTAGCTGTTCGGATCTCCTCGGGTTTCGGCGATGGGAGATAGGGCCAGCATATACAGCGCTTGCATGGCCCTATCCGTCATGGTCGGTATGCCCAAAGGGCGTTCCCGTCCATCCGATTTCGGGATGTAGACACGCCGTAATGGCCGAGCCTTGTATCCCCGCGTCTTCAATTGATCAACCGCATTCCATTTTGCGTTGGGTGTATCCCAGAGTTGCCTATCGACTCCCGCCGTGCGGCTTCCCTGATTTTCCGTGACTCTCCGTACAGCCAAGTATCTGGCCGACTTTGAGCGGGTAAGCATCCGTTGCAGGGACTTAACCTTGCGCCATTTGCTTTCCCGACAAGCCTTCGCAATTCGCAGCTGCATTTCCCGAACGTTCCGCTGAACTCGACGCCAATCGACGTCGTGCCACTGTTGCGGCTCGCTGGAAAGCGCAGACTCCGAGCATTGATGCTTGAGCGCTATCATGCTGCTTTCCTCTCATTGTTGAATCCACCCATGGAGAGGAGTGCACGTACTACTACCCCTGGTGGGGTCGAGTGCACCCCGCCAGGGCGGAAAAGCAAGGGTCATGGACCCAAGGGTTAATGAGACAGCTTCCTGTCAGTGTAATTGCGACGAAAGACCACGCAGAAGTCTGCCCGGTTTCCCGTGAGGTGATGTTTCAACCTCTATCCAGACTATTACGGTCTGGCATTCGCTTTTTCTGCGATCCCATACCCGCATAACTAACAGTGTTCCTTACGGTCCACCTGCCCTAAGGGCAGTTATACGGGCTTACCACGTTCCCTGTCTGTCACACGACTGGGTTAGGCCCCGCCTTTTCACCGGAGGTTATGATGGCGACGTACCCCCACATCCCACAGGGATATCCAACCTCGTACCATTTTGGTTCATGCCTAACAGCAGTTTTGGCATGGTTATCCTTACGGTGTTTATCAGCGATTCACTTGTGTTGGCCGTACCAGCCAGCCTAGCGCCTCAACCCGGTACTGCTCCGAGTCTCTGCATTCCTCCTCGCGGAAGAGATGCACCCATATGGGGGCTACGTTGTCTGACGGGCTTCACACACCACCGTTGCCAGTGATGCATGCCGTCGTAGGCTACCGTTGGTCGCACAACGAGTCCGCTACTGCTCCATAGAGGCGGCAGTTGGACAATGACAGACAGAGCTTTCGCTCATGTCTCCTGGAAGACCGAACCAAGACAGCAAGATAGCCGTTGGTCGGAAAGTAGATGCCTCCTGATTCAAAATGAGCAGGAGGAGACCCCTGCGGGGGTCGAATCCCCCGCTTGGGTTGGTATGTAGAGGGCTCTCCAAAACCGGATGCTGCTGGTTTTGCGGTCGTGCTACCGAGAGCTGAACGACCTTGGGTTTTGCCATCCGCCGCAGCGGTAAGTTCTTGAAGGCAATGAACTTCTGGGCGGTTTTGTTTCTTGGGGATGGATACCCAAGTATTCGATTTCCTCCCGGAAATCCCATCAAGCTGACCATACAGCTTGGTGGAGGAGACACGCTACGCGTGTCGCACAAGATGCTGGATAATAAAGCATGACCCGCTTGACGGCTAGGGCCGTCGGAGACCCTTGTAATGCCTGATCACGATGTACGCCTGCAACACCTCACTGTCTGGCTCGATGCACAACTGACCGATCTGTTCGATAAACAGGGCTGGGGTGCGGTTCCAGCGGCCAGCCTGACCGCTGCGAGCAGCGATGCGAGCTTTCGCCGCTACTTCCGCTGGCAGGCCGAAGGCCACAGTTTTATTGTCATGGACGCACCGCCGCCGCAGGAAAACTGCCGTCCTTTTGTTGATATCGCGCACTTGCTGGCCTCTGCCAAGGTCAATGTCCCGGTAATTCATGCGCAGGATCTGGAGCGCGGGTTCCTGCTGCTCAGCGATCTGGGTACCCAGACCTATCTCGATGTGATCAATGCCGACAATGCCGATGGCTTGTTCAATGACGCTATCGATGCGCTGCTGGCGTTCCAGCAATTGCCGATGGACGCGCCGTTGCCGAGCTACGACGTGGCCCTGTTGCGCCGCGAGCTGGAGCTGTTTCCCGAGTGGTACGTGGGGCGCGAACTGGGTCTGGGCTTCACTGACCGGCAACTGGCCGCCTGGCAACGCATCAGCACGCTGCTGATCGATAACGCCCTGGCCCAGCCCAAGGTGCTGGTGCACCGCGACTATATGCCACGCAACCTGATGCAGAGCGTTTCGAACCCTGGCGTACTGGATTTCCAGGATGCCGTTTACGGGCCGGTCACCTATGACGTCACCTGCCTGTTCAAAGATGCGTTCCTGAGCTGGCCGCAAGCGCGGGTTGAAGGCTGGTTGAAGGGCTACTGGGACCGGGCGCAGGCCAAGGGCATTCCAGTGCAGGCCGACTTCCAGGACTTCTACCGCGCCAGCGACCTGATGGGCGTGCAGCGGCACCTCAAGGTCATCGGTATTTTCGCGCGGATCTGCCACCGTGATGGCAAGCCACGCTACCTGACCGACGTACCACGCTTCTTTGCCTACATAGATGAAGTGATTGCCCGCCGTCCTGAACTGGCCGAGCTGGATGAGTTGATCGAGAGTCTGCAGGCTGAGGCTGGAGCGCGTCCATGAAGGCAATGATTCTCGCGGCGGGCAAGGGCGAGCGGATGCGTCCGCTGACCCTGCACACGCCCAAGCCCCTGCTGCCGGTGGCGGGCGTGCCGCTGATCGAGTACCACCTGCGCGCCCTGGTGGCAGCAGGTTTCAAAGAGGTGGTGATCAACCACGCCTGGCTCGGCGCACAGATCGAAGCTCACCTGGGTAACGGTGCCGGTTGGGGCCTGAACATCAGCTACTCGCCGGAGGGCGAGCCGCTGGAGACCGGGGGCGGGATCTTCAAGGCTCTGCCCTTGCTCGGTAATGAGCCCTTTGTGCTGGTCAATGGTGATGTCTGGACCGATTACGAGTTCAGCCGTTTGCCGCAAAAGCCTGCAGGCCTTGCCCATCTGGTGCTGGTCGATAACCCGGGCCATCACGGCAAGGGCGATTTCTGCCTGCAGCAGGGTTTGGTCAGTGACGGTCAGGGCGGGGCAGACACCCTGACCTACAGTGGCATCGCTGTCATCGATCCGGCCTTGTTCGAAGGCTGTACGGCCGGTGCCTTCAAGCTGGCACCGCTGTTGCGTCAGGCCATGGCAGCAGGTCAGGTCAGTGGCGAACATTTCAGTGGTCACTGGGTGGATGTCGGTACGCAGGAGCGTCTGGCGGAAGTCGAACAACTGATCAAAGGACGCCGTTGACATGTTGTGGCCGAGCACAGTGATTGGTGCCGGGGCCGGCTTCGCCATTGCCAGCATTCCAGGGGCATTGCTGGGGGCGTTGCTGGGTCAGGCGATGGACCGCCGCTTGCAGTTGCACAGTTGGGCGCATGTCCGTGAGCGCCTGGGTGGGCGTCCGGTCTTGCGTGACGATGAGGTGCTGTTCGTGCTGCTTGGGCGTCTGGCCAAAAGTGACGGGCGGGTGGTCGACGGGCATATTCAGCAGGCGCGTCAGGAAATGCAGCGCCTGGAGATGAGCGAGACTGCGCGTCGCCGGGCGATTGCCGCGTTCAACCGTGGCAAGAGTGGCAAGGACCGCTTGGGTGTCTACCTGCGTCGTTTGCGGCAGCAACCCCATGCCGCCGAAGGCATGTTGCGCGCTTGCTTGCGCATGGCCTGGGCCGATGGCCGGGCAGGTCGACGCGAACGCGAGCTGTTGCTCGACTGGGGGCAGCAGCTGGGGTGGTCGGCGCCCAAGGTCCAGGCACTGGCGCTGGAATATGAGCCCCAGCGGGCGGGCTTATCCAGCGCCAATCTTGGTTATCAGGACGCTTTGCGCATGCTCGGCGTCGAGGCGCACGCTGAGCCGGGCCAGATCAAACAGGCATATCGGCGGCTGGTCAGCCGCCACCACCCGGACAAGCTGGTCGGCAGTGGCGCCAGCCCATCGCAGGTACGTGAAGCCACCGAGCGTACCCGTGAACTGCACCAGGCCTACGCGATCATCCGCCAGCGCCGCGGTTTCTAGTCGGCCATTTCCGGGCTGAGCCAGCCACGCACGCGGCGGAACAGTTGTTCCTGTTCTGCCGCGCTGTTGCCGGGCATGGCGGTCAATCCTACCTGACGATAATTCTGGTCCTTGAGCCGTTTGCTGGCCTGCAGACGCTGCTCGGCCGCGCGTCGCGCCTGGGGCTGGTTGGTGTAGAAGAAGTCCGCGGTGGGGACTTTCAGCGAAGGCGCCAGGGCGTCCAGGCTTTGTTCGGCTTGAGCGGGCGTCTGCGCTGTGACCATTACCAGTTTCTGCACCTGTGCCGGTTGCCGCTCACTGAGATAGCGGGCAGCCCAGTAGGCGCCACTGCCATTGCCCAGCAGGACGATGCTCCGTGCGTTGTGCTGCTGGGCGTAAGCCACGGCGGCATCGAGACGGGCAAAGATGCGCTCGGCATCGGCTTTGTCATTGATGCCTGGGGCCTCGGGTTGGGCTGCACTTTCGCTGGCCTCACTCTCGGCGGTCGTAGCTTTTTCGACGCTGGCATTGGCGTCGTCAGGCGTGTCCTTGGCCGGTGCGCTCTGACCTTGGGCCACCGCCTGGCTTGGAGCCGGTGCAGTTTCGACACGTGCTTGCGGGCTGTCGGCCAGCAGGTCCGGCAGGCTCAGACTCAAACTATGCCAGCCGGCGTCCGGAAACTTGCGGCGCAACGGGCCGACGGTCTTAGGCCAGTCGGCGGTTTCGCCAGCGCCGGCGAGGATGATCAGTGCGCCCTCGGGTTCGCTGGTGTTGGCCGGTTTCCACAGCGCGAGGAAATTGTCGCTGCCGGCTTGCAGCATTTGTTGCTCGGCCTGGGGGACCTGCCGCTCCAGCGCCTGGGCATCTTCCTGGCTGCGTTCAGCCAGCGGTTGGCGCTGGACGCTTGCCGGTGGAGTGTTCTCAGCAGCTTGCGGTGTTTCATCTGCAGCCGCTTGTGCGCTACAAGGTAGTATCAATACAAGGCAAAACGCCGGAAGCGTCGTGCGAAAAAGTGCGAACATGGAGTGGTCCAGGCCAGAATAATACCGGCAGCCTAATAGTATTTGTCCGGGACGGCCATGCTCGGCGGCCATCCATTCTTTGATGAGCGTTTAGATGAAGTCACTGCGCTGCCTGTTGGTTATCGGCTGTTTGTGCTGGTCCTTGATCGCTTGGGCGACCCCTGCAAGCACGTCGGCTGCTGTGGCTCTCGACCCTGCGCAACAGCAATGGCTCGAGCAGCACCGCAGCCTGCGGGTCGGGCTGGTGTTGCAGGCGCCGTTTGCCCAGTTCGACCGTCGCCTGCAACAGCTGTATGGGGTCAATGTCGAACTGATGAACTGGTTGGGTCGTTCGCTGGGGCTGGATCTGACCTGGCGAAACTTCCCGGATCAGGCCGCGCTGGAGCGGGCGCTGGTGGCTGGTGAGGTCGATCTGGCGCCTGGCCTGACCCAGACACCGGCCGGTCTGCGCTTGTGGCTGTTCAGCGATCCGTACATGCGTGTGCCGCAGTTGATCGTTGGGCCGCGCAGTGGAGCGGTGGCAGTGGATCTTGAAAAACTCGGCGACAATGAACGGGTCGCGGTGCGCATGCCCAGCGCGGTGGCCGACTACCTGCGCGCCACCTACTCGAACCTCAATTTGCAGGGCGTTCCCGAGGAGCGTCAGGCGCTGCAGCTGGTACTCAGCGAACAAGCCCGCTACGCCGTGGTGGATGAAGCGCAGTTGAGCCGGCTGTCGCGCGAAAGCGAGTTCAGCGACCTGGCGGTGGTCGGCGATATCGGCTTGCCGCAATTGTTGCGCGTTGCCTCGCGACGTGACTGGCCGCAGTTGGCAGAGATTCTTGAGCGCGGTCTGCAGGCGATCCCGGCCAAGGACCTGGAACAGTTGCACCAGCGCTGGCTGGAACCCAAGTACCCGCGCTTGAGCGAATCGCCGGGTTTCTGGCAGAACCTGGGACTACTGCTTGCCGCGCTGTTGTTCAGCTGCATTGCCATCGTGGTGTGGCAGCGGCGTCAGTTGCGTCAGCTGGAGCACCACCTGCTGGCTGCGCGGGAGACCATCAGCCAGCGTCAGGCTCGGGAAGAGGCCTTGCGCTTGAGTCAGTTCTCCATCGACCAGAGTACGGTGGGCATTCTCTGGGTCAACTGGGATAGCCATGTGCGTTATGCCAACCGCGCCGCCGAAAACATGCTCGGCTATGCCGAGGGTGCGGTGGTCGACCGGCCACTGATCGACTTCGAGCCCGGCCTGCATATGGACCGCTGGCTTGAACTGTGGAAAGGCGCGCGCGCCAGCAACGATGTTGCCCTGCATTTCGAAACCCAGTGCCTGCGCGCCGATGGCAGCCT encodes the following:
- the ltrA gene encoding group II intron reverse transcriptase/maturase — encoded protein: MIALKHQCSESALSSEPQQWHDVDWRRVQRNVREMQLRIAKACRESKWRKVKSLQRMLTRSKSARYLAVRRVTENQGSRTAGVDRQLWDTPNAKWNAVDQLKTRGYKARPLRRVYIPKSDGRERPLGIPTMTDRAMQALYMLALSPIAETRGDPNSYGFRIERCTADAMAQLFLCLSKRASACWVLDADIEGFFDNINHEWLLRNAPTDTRMLRQWLKAGVIHKGQLHATDAGTPQGGIISPTLANLALDGLETLLKEHLGMSRAKKLKVNVVRYADDFVITGTSPEVLENEVKPWVEQFLATRGLRLSLKKTRIVHIDGGFDFLGWNFRKYDGTLLIKPSKKNVKAFYSKIREAIDSHKTAKQEDLIRMLNLKLRGWALYHQPVVAKQAYSRMDYRVFIKLWRWAKRRHPNKTLDWVRKKYFRSLGDRNWVFATTVTDEAGTKREVELYTLASTPIERHKKVSGDYNPYDPAMEAIGEKLRTDRMLKQLKYRKQIGTLFASQSGLCQLCGQPITRETGWHDHHINHRSLGGGDELGNRVLLHPNCHNQLHTRGLHVSKPAPSGSFVKA
- a CDS encoding aminoglycoside phosphotransferase family protein; protein product: MPDHDVRLQHLTVWLDAQLTDLFDKQGWGAVPAASLTAASSDASFRRYFRWQAEGHSFIVMDAPPPQENCRPFVDIAHLLASAKVNVPVIHAQDLERGFLLLSDLGTQTYLDVINADNADGLFNDAIDALLAFQQLPMDAPLPSYDVALLRRELELFPEWYVGRELGLGFTDRQLAAWQRISTLLIDNALAQPKVLVHRDYMPRNLMQSVSNPGVLDFQDAVYGPVTYDVTCLFKDAFLSWPQARVEGWLKGYWDRAQAKGIPVQADFQDFYRASDLMGVQRHLKVIGIFARICHRDGKPRYLTDVPRFFAYIDEVIARRPELAELDELIESLQAEAGARP
- the murU gene encoding N-acetylmuramate alpha-1-phosphate uridylyltransferase MurU, which translates into the protein MKAMILAAGKGERMRPLTLHTPKPLLPVAGVPLIEYHLRALVAAGFKEVVINHAWLGAQIEAHLGNGAGWGLNISYSPEGEPLETGGGIFKALPLLGNEPFVLVNGDVWTDYEFSRLPQKPAGLAHLVLVDNPGHHGKGDFCLQQGLVSDGQGGADTLTYSGIAVIDPALFEGCTAGAFKLAPLLRQAMAAGQVSGEHFSGHWVDVGTQERLAEVEQLIKGRR
- a CDS encoding DnaJ domain-containing protein; its protein translation is MLWPSTVIGAGAGFAIASIPGALLGALLGQAMDRRLQLHSWAHVRERLGGRPVLRDDEVLFVLLGRLAKSDGRVVDGHIQQARQEMQRLEMSETARRRAIAAFNRGKSGKDRLGVYLRRLRQQPHAAEGMLRACLRMAWADGRAGRRERELLLDWGQQLGWSAPKVQALALEYEPQRAGLSSANLGYQDALRMLGVEAHAEPGQIKQAYRRLVSRHHPDKLVGSGASPSQVREATERTRELHQAYAIIRQRRGF
- a CDS encoding alpha/beta hydrolase family protein yields the protein MFALFRTTLPAFCLVLILPCSAQAAADETPQAAENTPPASVQRQPLAERSQEDAQALERQVPQAEQQMLQAGSDNFLALWKPANTSEPEGALIILAGAGETADWPKTVGPLRRKFPDAGWHSLSLSLPDLLADSPQARVETAPAPSQAVAQGQSAPAKDTPDDANASVEKATTAESEASESAAQPEAPGINDKADAERIFARLDAAVAYAQQHNARSIVLLGNGSGAYWAARYLSERQPAQVQKLVMVTAQTPAQAEQSLDALAPSLKVPTADFFYTNQPQARRAAEQRLQASKRLKDQNYRQVGLTAMPGNSAAEQEQLFRRVRGWLSPEMAD
- a CDS encoding PAS domain-containing sensor histidine kinase, whose product is MKSLRCLLVIGCLCWSLIAWATPASTSAAVALDPAQQQWLEQHRSLRVGLVLQAPFAQFDRRLQQLYGVNVELMNWLGRSLGLDLTWRNFPDQAALERALVAGEVDLAPGLTQTPAGLRLWLFSDPYMRVPQLIVGPRSGAVAVDLEKLGDNERVAVRMPSAVADYLRATYSNLNLQGVPEERQALQLVLSEQARYAVVDEAQLSRLSRESEFSDLAVVGDIGLPQLLRVASRRDWPQLAEILERGLQAIPAKDLEQLHQRWLEPKYPRLSESPGFWQNLGLLLAALLFSCIAIVVWQRRQLRQLEHHLLAARETISQRQAREEALRLSQFSIDQSTVGILWVNWDSHVRYANRAAENMLGYAEGAVVDRPLIDFEPGLHMDRWLELWKGARASNDVALHFETQCLRADGSLLPVDVSLSFLRFRDAEYLVVFLTDVTERRRALAALRESEARLKGIAGNVPGLVFRLERNPAEGELEFPYISEGSEALVGYTPAALQHPDMGLRNLVHPDDRADYHKVQDLALATDRDWSWQGRILTREGEQRWADIKASTRSLGDGRVVWDGVVWDITQSKRAELELARSQEQLRDLSAHLESVREEEKARIAREVHDELGQMLTVLKLETSMCELAYADLDPGLNERLGSMKRLIAQLFQLVRDVATALRPPILDAGIASAIEWQARRFEARTQIPCLVQVPENLPPLSDAKAIGLFRILQEALTNVMRHAQAHTVQISLSLDGRTLRLTVIDDGIGFALDENRPTSFGLVGMRERVLMLGGQMTLESEPGEGTSLSVAIPLK